Genomic window (bacterium):
GCGGATCTTGGCGGCCATCGCGCGCGTCGAAAGCCGGCATGAAAGGGAGAGCCGCGCGCCGCTCGCGACGCCCCAGTGGCGGGCAAACGCGCGGATGCGCTCGCGGGTCTCGGCGCGGACCTGGCGGCCGTAGCGATCCCATCCTTCGTGCGCAAGATTGCGGCGGAAAAGCAGAAGCGAGCTTCGGATCTTCGCGGCCTCGCGTTCGCGGCGCTCGTCCGGATAACGGGCGTGCATCGTGCCGCAGGCGTGGCCGGCCCGCGCCGCCGGATTGACCGCGAATTCGTAGCCGAGCCAATGCGCGCGGAACGCGACGTCGGTTTGCAGCCAGCCGTCGCGAATGTCCTCGTCGAAGACAGCGCCGCCGAACGCCGTCGCGGCGAGCACGTCCCGGCGCCAGAAGCCCGCGCTTTCCGCCGGCGCGAAAACCCGCACGTGCCCGCCCGTGTCGCGCGCCGTCCGCCCGTGATGGATAAGCGAGATGCGCGGCCCGCGCACCGAGACGCCGAGCGAGTCGATGATCTCGTCGTCCTGACGGCCGACCCATGTGACTCGCGCCGCGAGAGCGGCGACATCGGAGCGCTCGTTCATCATACGGACCTGCGCGGCGACAAAACCGCGCTCGAGTTCGACGTCCTGCGACAGGAACAGGACGTAAGGCGCCTTCGTCGCGGCCAGCGCCTGATTGTAGGCAGCCGCGCGCCCGAGGTTTGTCCGGTTCGCGATGATTTGCACCTGGGGATAGGTCGAGGTCACGGAAAAGACGGAGGAGTCGTGCGAGTTGTTGTCGACCACTGTCGTGTGTACCGCGCCTTCGTACTCCTGTCCGTACACGAACTCCAGGCATCGCACCAGATGGGCGCGCGCGTTGCGGCTTCCGATGACGACATCGACATCAGGCGCGGGCATCGCCGCTCCAGAGCGTCCCGCGCGACGCGCGGCGCCGGTAACGCAGCACGGCGAGCCAGCCGTCGAGAAGGCGCGCGAAGGAAAGCTGGCTTCGGCCCTTGTCGCGGTCGACAAACCGGATCGGCGCCTCGCGGATCGTCAGTCCGCGTCGATGCGCGCGGATAAGGGTTTCGTGCACGACGCTCGGCCCTTGCGCCGTGAGCGTCGCGGGTTCGATGAGTGTCATGGCGTAGGCCGTGTACACGCGATACCCCGAGTTGCAGTCGCGGACAGGGACGCCAAGAACCGCGCGCGCCCAGGCGTTCGAGACAAGCGTCAGGACGCGCCGAAACACGGAGGTGCGTTCGTCCACGCCGCCCGGCGCGAAACGGGAACCGATCACGACGTGCGCGCGGCGTTCGATCTCCTCGAACAGGCGCGGCAGATCCTCCGGGCGGTGCGAGAGATCCGCGTCCATTTCGACGATGCGGGCGGCGCCCATTTTCAACGCCAGCGCGAATCCTTCCGCGCCGGCGACGCCGCGTCCGCGTTCGACATTTTTTCGATGCAGGAGATGGACCCCCGGGTCCTTTTCGGACATTTCCCCGACAAGACGCCAGGTTTCGTCGGGGCTGTCGTCGTCGGCGACGAGCACTTCGACGTCTTGCGCGCGTAAGCCCGCGATGAGCGTGGCGATGTTGTCGCGCTCGTTATAGGTCGGCAGCACGGCGATCGTTCGCGGCGCCGCGCCCGGCCGCGCGGCTTCGGAGTCCGTCAGGGTAATGTCATGCCCGGTCATGGTTCCGGGACGCTACCACAGCCACGGGGCGCGGAAAACGCGGGATCCCGGTCGATCGATCCGTTCGTCGCGAACGGGTTCGGTGTCGCGACAAAGTGGTTGGAAGCGGAAAGTTCTTATAGAATCTCAATCCCTCGACCGATATACTGAATGGGGAAAGAGAAATGTCGGACGCAAATTCGGTCCCATGACCGTGAGAGAAGATTTGCCGTTTACCCTCGAAATCCTCGCGCGGGGCGTCCTCGACAACCTCCTGGAAGGCTGTCAGGTCATCAGTCCCGATTTTCGCTACCTCTACGTCAACCCCGCCGTCGCGGCGCAGGGGCGCACAACCGTCGATGCGCTTGTCGGCCGCACGATGATGGAGATGTATCCGGGGATCGAGAACACCGAGATGTTTTCGATTCTGCGCCGGTGCATGGAAACGCGCGAGCCCGCGTATCTGGAAAACGAATTCACGTTTCCCGACGGCGCGACAGGATGGTTTGAGCTTCGATTCGAGGCGGCGCCCGAAGGTGTCGTCATCCTGTCGATCGACATCACCGAGCGCAAACGCGGCGAAATCGCCCTGCGGCGGACGCACCGCGCCCTGACGGCGCTCAGCGAATGCAATCAGACGCTCGTGCGCGCGACCGACGAGCAATCGTTCATGAACGATCTGTGCCGCCTGATCATCGACAAGGGCGGTTATCGCATGGCGTGGATCGGGATGATAAACGGCGGCGAAGACGCCGGCACGATCTTCCCCGCGGCGCGCGCGGGTCACGACGCGGGTTATATCGACGTTGTGCGAAGAAGTTGGGGCGAGTCCGCGTCCGCCTATCCCCCCTGCGCCCGCGCGATCCGCGAGAACAAAACGGTGATCGCGCGTTTCATCGAAACCGAGCCGGGATACGCACCCTGGCGCGACGTAGCCCTCGCGCGCGGTTACGCGAGTTCGATCGCCCTGCCCGTTCGCGTCGGCGGCGAAACCATCGGCGTGCTTTGCATCTACGCCGCCGAGGCGGACGCCTTTGACGACCACGAACTCGAATTGCTCGAGGAGCTGGCTCTCGACCTCGGATACGGCATTCAAACGCTTCGCGGGCGCGACGCCCACGAGCGGGCGCAAGCCGCGCTGTCGCGATCGCAGGTCCGTTTCCAGGAATTGGTGAACGATCTCGACGACATCGTCTATTCGATCGACACGGCGGGGCATCTCCAATACGCGAGCCCCGCCATCGAGCGCATTTTCGGGTATCCGCGGGAAAGCGTCGTCGGCCGGCACTTCGCGGAGTTCGTCCATCCGGACGACCTGCCCGGGCTCGCGCGGCACTTCGAGGCCACGTTGGCCGGCGCGGTCGCCGCGCACGAATTCCGCGGCATCGACGCCGACGGACGCATTCGGCATCTGCGTTCCAAGGGGAAGGTCCGCATGAACGGCGATCGCCCCGCCGGCGTCAACGGCGTCGTCAGCGACATCACCGAGCAGCGCGTGACCGAAGAGCAGCTTCGCCTCTCGCAGCGTCTGGAGGCGGTCGGGCGGCTGGCCGGCGGAATCGCGCACGACTTCAACAACCTGCTCTCCGTCATCGTCAATTATTCCGTCTTCGCGATCGAGCAACTGCGCGCGGGCGATCCAGTACGCGCCGACATCGAGGAAATCCTCAAGTCGGCGGAGCGCGCGGCGAAGCTGACCACGCAACTTCTGGCGTTCAGCCGCAAGCAGGTCATGGCGCCGGAGGTCTTGAATCTCAATACGGTCGTCGAGGGCGTCGAGGGCATGTTGCGGCGCATTCTCGGCGAGGATATCGACATTGTCGCACGCCTTGCGGCGGATCTCGGCAACGTGGAGGCCGACCCGGGCCAGATCGAACAGGTTCTCATGAACCTGGCGGTCAATTCGCGCGACGCGATGCCGGCGGGAGGCAAGCTCACCATCGAGACGGCGAATGTGGAGTTCGACGACAGCTACGCCGACCGGCACGTTTCCGTGAGGCCGGGCTCGTTCGTGATGCTCGCGGTCACCGACACCGGCACGGGTATGGACATCGAGACGCAGTCGCACATTTTCGAGCCGTTTTTCACGACGAAGACGGACGGCAAGGGCACGGGCCTCGGGCTTGCGATGGTGTATGGCATCGTCAAGCAAAGCGGCGGCAACATCTGGGTGTATAGCGAACCGGACTGCGGCGCGACGTTCAAGGTTTACCTGCCGCGCGTGGAGAAAACGACATCGCCCGTCAAGCGCCGCCTTTCGCAAGCCTCCGTCATTCCGGGCACCGAGACCGTTCTCGTCGTCGAAGACGAGGAGGGCGTG
Coding sequences:
- a CDS encoding PAS domain-containing protein, which translates into the protein MTVREDLPFTLEILARGVLDNLLEGCQVISPDFRYLYVNPAVAAQGRTTVDALVGRTMMEMYPGIENTEMFSILRRCMETREPAYLENEFTFPDGATGWFELRFEAAPEGVVILSIDITERKRGEIALRRTHRALTALSECNQTLVRATDEQSFMNDLCRLIIDKGGYRMAWIGMINGGEDAGTIFPAARAGHDAGYIDVVRRSWGESASAYPPCARAIRENKTVIARFIETEPGYAPWRDVALARGYASSIALPVRVGGETIGVLCIYAAEADAFDDHELELLEELALDLGYGIQTLRGRDAHERAQAALSRSQVRFQELVNDLDDIVYSIDTAGHLQYASPAIERIFGYPRESVVGRHFAEFVHPDDLPGLARHFEATLAGAVAAHEFRGIDADGRIRHLRSKGKVRMNGDRPAGVNGVVSDITEQRVTEEQLRLSQRLEAVGRLAGGIAHDFNNLLSVIVNYSVFAIEQLRAGDPVRADIEEILKSAERAAKLTTQLLAFSRKQVMAPEVLNLNTVVEGVEGMLRRILGEDIDIVARLAADLGNVEADPGQIEQVLMNLAVNSRDAMPAGGKLTIETANVEFDDSYADRHVSVRPGSFVMLAVTDTGTGMDIETQSHIFEPFFTTKTDGKGTGLGLAMVYGIVKQSGGNIWVYSEPDCGATFKVYLPRVEKTTSPVKRRLSQASVIPGTETVLVVEDEEGVRRLVERILSNAGYQVLSASNGGEALLLCEKHGTPIDLLLTDVVMPRMSGRELETRLASIRPGLKALYMSGYTDGAIAHHESLEPGTHFIGKPFTAAALTRKLREVLDDGR
- a CDS encoding glycosyltransferase translates to MTGHDITLTDSEAARPGAAPRTIAVLPTYNERDNIATLIAGLRAQDVEVLVADDDSPDETWRLVGEMSEKDPGVHLLHRKNVERGRGVAGAEGFALALKMGAARIVEMDADLSHRPEDLPRLFEEIERRAHVVIGSRFAPGGVDERTSVFRRVLTLVSNAWARAVLGVPVRDCNSGYRVYTAYAMTLIEPATLTAQGPSVVHETLIRAHRRGLTIREAPIRFVDRDKGRSQLSFARLLDGWLAVLRYRRRASRGTLWSGDARA
- a CDS encoding glycosyltransferase, whose product is MPAPDVDVVIGSRNARAHLVRCLEFVYGQEYEGAVHTTVVDNNSHDSSVFSVTSTYPQVQIIANRTNLGRAAAYNQALAATKAPYVLFLSQDVELERGFVAAQVRMMNERSDVAALAARVTWVGRQDDEIIDSLGVSVRGPRISLIHHGRTARDTGGHVRVFAPAESAGFWRRDVLAATAFGGAVFDEDIRDGWLQTDVAFRAHWLGYEFAVNPAARAGHACGTMHARYPDERREREAAKIRSSLLLFRRNLAHEGWDRYGRQVRAETRERIRAFARHWGVASGARLSLSCRLSTRAMAAKIRLIEGASRRDPAAFYAEVFGS